The Thermosipho melanesiensis BI429 sequence TATGTAAATTCTCATAATGAAGCACAAAAAATTTGTGAAAAATTTAAAAGAATATTTTTCACCATAGGAAGTAAAAATTTACATATATACAAAGAATTAATAAAAAAAAAGATAGTTTTTGTAAGGATATTACCCATTTTGGAATCTATCGAAATTTGTGAAAAACTAAATATACCACCAAAGAACATCATTGCTATGCAAGGTCCCTTTTCTAAAAATTTGAATTACATTTTGTTTAAAGAAAAACAAGTGGATGTTGTAGTAAGTAAGGAAAGTAATCTAAACGAAAAGATCAAAGCAGTTAAAATGTTAAACATACCAATTATAGTTATTAAAAAACCAAATATAAATTATCCAAACACAATATATTCTATGGATAAACTTATCCAGGAGGTAGAAAATGAAATTAAATCTAGTGGGATTAGGTAGAAACACACCTATATACATTTTAGAAAAATTCGACTTTGATGAACAAGAATTTTTTAGTTCTCTCAAAGTAAAAACCACGGAAGTAGCTGTCTTAAAAACTTGCCACAGAAGGGAAATATACTATATTGGTGACAAAGAACCTTTGACAATTAACGAAATAATTGAACCGTATATTATACGAAAAAGCGGTATAGATGTTGTTAGACACCTATTTAAGGTTTCATGTGGATTAGACTCAATGGTGCTTGGTGAACATCAAATACTCTCACAAGTTAAAAACACCCATAAAAATTTCTGTCATGGAAAAATCCTAAATAAACTTTTTAATGAAGCTGTCTCTCTTGGTAAAGAGGCTAGAACAAAAACAGGGATAAATAAATATCCTCTATCGATAAGCTATATAGCGGTAAAGTTAATAGAGGAACAAATAAATATAGAAGGAAAAAAAATATTTGTAATTGGTACTGGTATGATGGGACAAAAGGTAATTAAATATCTTGTTTCACGAGGAGCTGATATCTATATATCAAACAGAACCATAAAAAAAGCATATGAGATAAAAAAAATGTTTTCCGAAGTTAACATAGTAGATTTTGAGGAAAAGTACAAACACATCTCTTCCTCCGATGTTGTTATTAGTGCTACAAATGCTCCGCATTATGTAGTAGAAGAAAAAAAAGTTAATTCACAAAAAAACATTATCTTCATTGATCTTTCCATGCCTAGAAATATAGAACCAAGTATTAAAGAATATCACACACTCTACACACTTGAGGACCTCAACGAAATTTCAAAAAAATACAACAAACTAAGACAGGAAAAAATAAGCACAATCCAAAATTTAATAGAAACTAGAATAAAAAAATTCCTAACATGGTACAAATTGCAAACAGTAAAAGATGATATTTTATACATTCAAAATCTTGCAGAAAAACTTGTGTATGAAGAAATTGAAAAACTTTCAAAAAAAATACTGCTTGATGATAATTCATTAAAACAAATACAAAAAAGCCTCAAAAGTTGTACTAAGAAAATTGTAAGCTACCACATCAACTATATAAAGGAGAAGGTTATATGAAAATAAGGGTAGGAACAAGAAAAAGTAAACTTGCATTAATCCAAACACAGTTAGTTGTAAACAAACTAAAAGAATTACTACCCAATATAGATTTTGAAATAACCCCTGTTGTTACAAAAGGAGATAGATTAAAAACACCCATAGATAAAATTGGCGGAAAAGGTGTTTTTGTAAGTGATATTGAAAAATTAATTCTAGACGATAAGTTAGATATCGCTATCCACAGTATGAAAGATCTTCCAAGCAAAATACCTGATAAACTGTTTTTAACTTCCGTTCTAAAAAGAGAATGCCCAAATGATGTATTCATTGGAAAAGAGAACTTTTTCAATCTAAAAAAAGGGGCAAAAATTGGTACATCTAGCAAAAGAAGAGCATTACAAATCAACATGTTAAGACCTGATATAGAAATAGTCCCTATCCGTGGAAATGTAGATACACGCATAAAAAAAATAGGAGAATTAGACGGTATTGTAATTGCGGCAGCGGGAGTAATCAGGTTGGGACTAAAAGATAAAATAACAAATCTTTTTGAATTTGAAAAAATTGTCCCCGCTCCATGTCAAGGAATTTTGGCACTTGAATTTTCAGAAAAATTTCTCAAACCTTTTGAAGAAATAAAAGATGTAATTGTTGATCCCAAAACAGAAGTAGAAACTCAAATTGAAAGAAAAATACTTTCGCTACTGAACTTTGATTGTAATACACCTTTTGGTTTCTACTGCGATGCTAGCAAAAAAGTCACATGCTATATGTTCAAAAATAACGAAAGAAAAAAATTTACATTTGAATCACCCGAAATTGAAAAGATTTTAGGAGAGATAATATGGGAATAGTTTACCTTGTAGGTGCTGGACCAGGTGACTTAAAGTTAGTTACTGTAAAAGGTCTAGAAATAATTAAAAATGCTGACACAATCGTCTACGATAGATTGATAAATAAAAAACTACTCTCTCTTGCGAAAAAAGGAGCAAAACTTATATACGTTGGAAAAAAGGCAGGAAGACACTATAAAACACAAGAAGAGATAAACAAAATATTAGAAGAAGAGGCAAAGAATGTTGAAATAGTCGTAAGACTAAAAGGAGGAGATCCCATACTCTTTGGTAGGGGAGCAGAAGAATTCGAATATTTAAAAAGCAAAAACATAGAAGTAAAAATAATTCCAGGAATTACATCTGCAATAGCTGTACCAACCTATGCAGGTATCCCAATAACTCACAGGGAGGTTTCTTCAAGTGTCCATATATATACCGGGCACAAAGAAATAGACTTAAGAAAAAACCGTGGAACATCTATTTTTCTAATGGCAGGGAAAAATCTTAATAATTTAAAAAAACAATTAATGAAAACATATGGCAAAGACACGCCATGTGCAATTATTTCAAATGGTACGTATAACACACAAAAAACAATAAGAACCACAATTTCAAATCTACCAAAAAACATTCCATCACCTTCTCTCTTGATAATTGGCAGTGTTGTAAATAAAAACATAAATTGGTTTGAAAATCAAAAACTATTTGGAAAAAAGATACTCATAACCAGAGAATATAGTAGTGAATTTGACTTATTAGAAGAACAAGGTGCTATTGTTTACTGTATTCCTACGTTTAAGATAATACCAAAGTATGAAAATATAAAG is a genomic window containing:
- the cobK gene encoding precorrin-6A reductase, which gives rise to MILVLSGTSMGNKIAKILSKEYNVIISSKTKYGVVENIKSIYGALNNRKLENLVKDNNVKIIIDATHDFAQEISKIAINVADALGIKYLRYTEKENIEKYEKIIYVNSHNEAQKICEKFKRIFFTIGSKNLHIYKELIKKKIVFVRILPILESIEICEKLNIPPKNIIAMQGPFSKNLNYILFKEKQVDVVVSKESNLNEKIKAVKMLNIPIIVIKKPNINYPNTIYSMDKLIQEVENEIKSSGIR
- the hemA gene encoding glutamyl-tRNA reductase — translated: MKLNLVGLGRNTPIYILEKFDFDEQEFFSSLKVKTTEVAVLKTCHRREIYYIGDKEPLTINEIIEPYIIRKSGIDVVRHLFKVSCGLDSMVLGEHQILSQVKNTHKNFCHGKILNKLFNEAVSLGKEARTKTGINKYPLSISYIAVKLIEEQINIEGKKIFVIGTGMMGQKVIKYLVSRGADIYISNRTIKKAYEIKKMFSEVNIVDFEEKYKHISSSDVVISATNAPHYVVEEKKVNSQKNIIFIDLSMPRNIEPSIKEYHTLYTLEDLNEISKKYNKLRQEKISTIQNLIETRIKKFLTWYKLQTVKDDILYIQNLAEKLVYEEIEKLSKKILLDDNSLKQIQKSLKSCTKKIVSYHINYIKEKVI
- the hemC gene encoding hydroxymethylbilane synthase, producing MKIRVGTRKSKLALIQTQLVVNKLKELLPNIDFEITPVVTKGDRLKTPIDKIGGKGVFVSDIEKLILDDKLDIAIHSMKDLPSKIPDKLFLTSVLKRECPNDVFIGKENFFNLKKGAKIGTSSKRRALQINMLRPDIEIVPIRGNVDTRIKKIGELDGIVIAAAGVIRLGLKDKITNLFEFEKIVPAPCQGILALEFSEKFLKPFEEIKDVIVDPKTEVETQIERKILSLLNFDCNTPFGFYCDASKKVTCYMFKNNERKKFTFESPEIEKILGEIIWE
- the cobA gene encoding uroporphyrinogen-III C-methyltransferase, with amino-acid sequence MGIVYLVGAGPGDLKLVTVKGLEIIKNADTIVYDRLINKKLLSLAKKGAKLIYVGKKAGRHYKTQEEINKILEEEAKNVEIVVRLKGGDPILFGRGAEEFEYLKSKNIEVKIIPGITSAIAVPTYAGIPITHREVSSSVHIYTGHKEIDLRKNRGTSIFLMAGKNLNNLKKQLMKTYGKDTPCAIISNGTYNTQKTIRTTISNLPKNIPSPSLLIIGSVVNKNINWFENQKLFGKKILITREYSSEFDLLEEQGAIVYCIPTFKIIPKYENIKDFMKKIDNYKSIVFTSKNGVIFFFETLKMIKMDVRKIKADIAVVGEKTSKLLENYGIYPTLVGKTAKDIYDKITLPCATLTSNISTVPTHIYKITAYENIPILKNKTKLQKIINDKVDYVVFTSPSSFHYFRNMVTLTSEIICAIGATTKSEIEKRGYKVHITPKKATFEELSKEIILWEGKHEKTKKIEK